Proteins from a genomic interval of Oryctolagus cuniculus chromosome 8, mOryCun1.1, whole genome shotgun sequence:
- the LOC100356732 gene encoding ribosomal biogenesis factor-like → MAKNKLRGQKSKNVFHIASQKNFKAKNKAKPVTTNLKKINIVNEDKVNRVNKAFINIQKELANFSRGLSLEPLQKELILQQSHENEPVNVDEATRLMAQL, encoded by the coding sequence ATGGCCAAGAACAAATTAAGAGGACAGAAGTCCAAAAATGTATTTCACATAGCCAGCCAAAAAAACTTTAAggctaaaaacaaagcaaaaccagtTACTACTAATCTTAAGAAGATAAACATTGTGAACGAAGACAAAGTTAACAGAGTGAACAAAgcttttataaatatacaaaaggAACTTGCAAACTTCTCAAGGGGCCTTTCTCTGGAACCGTTACAGAAAGAGCTGATTCTTCAGCAGAGTCATGAAAATGAACCTGTTAATGTTGATGAAGCTACAAGATTAATGGCTCAGTTGTAA